A region from the Cervus elaphus chromosome 10, mCerEla1.1, whole genome shotgun sequence genome encodes:
- the ZNF75A gene encoding zinc finger protein 75A isoform X2, which yields MMTVDLKVAEFLNPQIRALWETKGLVVENSSQHKKHAPQTDSLSPERSHQHFRNFLYHEAAGPREVVDQLQELCRRWLRPEIHSKEQILELVVLEQFLTILPGDTQTLIKKHHPQSIEEAVVLVEHLQSETGQTRNGVAVQELGKEAVLLGEAAEAPGFQLKPAESQPVGMSREEEVWNIHQGLQEPLSRNTHKEPEPVCERVVPAHQILAFPEQTDTKDWTVAPEVVLPESQSLLTFEEVAMYFSQEEWELLDPTQKALYNDVMQENYETVISLAVPAHQLLAFPEQTNTSEWTVAPELILPESQSLLTFEEVAMYFSQEEWELLDPTQKALYNDVMQENYETVISLALFVLPKPKVISCLEQGEEPWVQRPLEFKDSSEELPTGLELKNDTENIQSLCLSDLEIQAPVAIASRKAKLKVPQKTIGKENHGDVHRVGKLHRDFPVKKKKKLSTWKQELLKLMDLQKKERAAERPFKCQECGKSFRVSSDLIKHQRVHTEEKPYKCQQCDKRFRWSSDLNKHLTTHQGIKPYKCSWCGKGFSQKTNLHTHQRTHTGEKPFTCHECGKKFNQNCHLIKHRRTHTGEQPYTCSTCRRNFSRRSSLLRHQKLHQ from the exons ATGATGACAGTAGATCTGAAGGTGGCTGAGTTCTTGAACCCTCAGATCAGAGCTCTTTGGGAGACCAAGGGACTTGTGGTAGAGAACTCCAGTCAGCATAAGAAACATGCCCCACAGACGGACAGTCTCAGTCCTGAGAGGTCTCACCAGCACTTCCGGAACTTCCTCTATCATGAAGCAGCTGGACCCCGGGAGGTAGTTGACCAGCTTCAAGAATTATGCCGTCGGTGGCTGAGGCCAGAGATTCATTCAAAAGAGCAGATCTTGGAACTTGTGGTGCTAGAGCAGTTCCTGACCATTCTGCCGGGGGACACCCAGACTCTCATAAAGAAGCACCATCCACAGAGCATCGAGGAGGCTGTGGTCCTGGTAGAACACTTGCAGAGCGAAACTGGCCAAACAAGGAATGGG GTTGCAGTCCAGGAGCTGGGAAAAGAGGCAGTGCTCTTGGGAGAAGCAGCAGAGGCCCCAGGCTTCCAGCTGAAGCCAGCAGAGTCCCAGCCAGTGGGCATGTCCCGGGAGGAAGAAGTTTGGAATATACACCAGGGTCTACAAGAGCCACTGAGCAGGAATACCCACAAAGAACCTGAGCCCGTATGTGAGAGGG TGGTGCCTGCTCACCAGATCCTAGCCTTTCCTGAGCAGACAGACACCAAAGACTGGACAGTGGCACCTGAGGTTGTCTTGCCTGAGTCCCAG AGCTTGTTGACATTTGAAGAAGTGGCCATGTATTTTTCCCAGGAAGAATGGGAGTTACTGGATCCCACTCAGAAGGCCCTCTACAATGACGTAATGCAAGAAAACTATGAGACTGTCATCTCTCTAG CTGTGCCAGCTCACCAGCTCCTAGCCTTTCCTGAGCAGACAAATACCAGTGAGTGGACAGTGGCACCTGAGCTCATTCTGCCTGAGTCCCAG AGTTTGTTGACATTTGAAGAAGTGGCCATGTATTTTTCCCAGGAAGAATGGGAGTTACTGGATCCCACTCAGAAGGCCCTCTACAATGATGTAATGCAAGAAAACTATGAGACTGTCATCTCTCTAG CATTATTTGTGCTTCCCAAACCTAAAGTGATCTCCTGTCTAGAGCAAGGAGAAGAGCCATGGGTTCAAAGACCCCTGGAGTTCAAGGACAGTTCTGAAGAGCTGCCTACAG GGCTGGAGCTTAAAAATGACACTGAAAATATTCAGTCTCTATGTCTTTCTGACTTAGAAATACAAGCACCAGTAGCTATAGCATCAAGAAAGGCCAAATTGAAAGTTCCCCAGAAAACAATTGGCAAAGAAAATCATGGTGATGTGCATAGGGTGGGGAAATTGCACCGAGATTTTCcggtgaagaaaaaaaagaaactttcaacTTGGAAACAAGAGCTTCTGAAACTTATGGATCTTCAGAAGAAAGAACGTGCAGCAGAGAGGCCTTTTAAATGCCAGGAATGTGGGAAAAGCTTCAGAGTTAGCTCTGACCTCATTAAGCACCAGAGAGTTCACACGgaagagaaaccatataaatgtcaaCAATGTGATAAGAGGTTTAGGTGGAGCTCAGATCTTAATAAGCACTTAACAACACACCAAGGAATAAAACCATATAAATGCTCATGGTGTGGGAAAGGCTTCAGTCAAAAGACAAATCTTCACACACACCAAagaactcacactggagagaagccctttACTTGTCATGAATGTGGGAAAAAATTCAATCAAAATTGCCACCTTATTAAACATCGGAGAACTCACACGGGTGAGCAGCCTTACACCTGTAGCACATGCAGGAGAAACTTCAGCAGACGCTCAAGCCTTCTTAGACACCAGAAACTCCACCAGTAA
- the ZNF75A gene encoding zinc finger protein 75A isoform X1, with translation MMTVDLKVAEFLNPQIRALWETKGLVVENSSQHKKHAPQTDSLSPERSHQHFRNFLYHEAAGPREVVDQLQELCRRWLRPEIHSKEQILELVVLEQFLTILPGDTQTLIKKHHPQSIEEAVVLVEHLQSETGQTRNGVAVQELGKEAVLLGEAAEAPGFQLKPAESQPVGMSREEEVWNIHQGLQEPLSRNTHKEPEPVCERVVPAHQILAFPEQTDTKDWTVAPEVVLPESQSLLTFEEVAMYFSQEEWELLDPTQKALYNDVMQENYETVISLAVPAHQLLAFPEQTNTSEWTVAPELILPESQSLLTFEEVAMYFSQEEWELLDPTQKALYNDVMQENYETVISLALFVLPKPKVISCLEQGEEPWVQRPLEFKDSSEELPTAGLELKNDTENIQSLCLSDLEIQAPVAIASRKAKLKVPQKTIGKENHGDVHRVGKLHRDFPVKKKKKLSTWKQELLKLMDLQKKERAAERPFKCQECGKSFRVSSDLIKHQRVHTEEKPYKCQQCDKRFRWSSDLNKHLTTHQGIKPYKCSWCGKGFSQKTNLHTHQRTHTGEKPFTCHECGKKFNQNCHLIKHRRTHTGEQPYTCSTCRRNFSRRSSLLRHQKLHQ, from the exons ATGATGACAGTAGATCTGAAGGTGGCTGAGTTCTTGAACCCTCAGATCAGAGCTCTTTGGGAGACCAAGGGACTTGTGGTAGAGAACTCCAGTCAGCATAAGAAACATGCCCCACAGACGGACAGTCTCAGTCCTGAGAGGTCTCACCAGCACTTCCGGAACTTCCTCTATCATGAAGCAGCTGGACCCCGGGAGGTAGTTGACCAGCTTCAAGAATTATGCCGTCGGTGGCTGAGGCCAGAGATTCATTCAAAAGAGCAGATCTTGGAACTTGTGGTGCTAGAGCAGTTCCTGACCATTCTGCCGGGGGACACCCAGACTCTCATAAAGAAGCACCATCCACAGAGCATCGAGGAGGCTGTGGTCCTGGTAGAACACTTGCAGAGCGAAACTGGCCAAACAAGGAATGGG GTTGCAGTCCAGGAGCTGGGAAAAGAGGCAGTGCTCTTGGGAGAAGCAGCAGAGGCCCCAGGCTTCCAGCTGAAGCCAGCAGAGTCCCAGCCAGTGGGCATGTCCCGGGAGGAAGAAGTTTGGAATATACACCAGGGTCTACAAGAGCCACTGAGCAGGAATACCCACAAAGAACCTGAGCCCGTATGTGAGAGGG TGGTGCCTGCTCACCAGATCCTAGCCTTTCCTGAGCAGACAGACACCAAAGACTGGACAGTGGCACCTGAGGTTGTCTTGCCTGAGTCCCAG AGCTTGTTGACATTTGAAGAAGTGGCCATGTATTTTTCCCAGGAAGAATGGGAGTTACTGGATCCCACTCAGAAGGCCCTCTACAATGACGTAATGCAAGAAAACTATGAGACTGTCATCTCTCTAG CTGTGCCAGCTCACCAGCTCCTAGCCTTTCCTGAGCAGACAAATACCAGTGAGTGGACAGTGGCACCTGAGCTCATTCTGCCTGAGTCCCAG AGTTTGTTGACATTTGAAGAAGTGGCCATGTATTTTTCCCAGGAAGAATGGGAGTTACTGGATCCCACTCAGAAGGCCCTCTACAATGATGTAATGCAAGAAAACTATGAGACTGTCATCTCTCTAG CATTATTTGTGCTTCCCAAACCTAAAGTGATCTCCTGTCTAGAGCAAGGAGAAGAGCCATGGGTTCAAAGACCCCTGGAGTTCAAGGACAGTTCTGAAGAGCTGCCTACAG CAGGGCTGGAGCTTAAAAATGACACTGAAAATATTCAGTCTCTATGTCTTTCTGACTTAGAAATACAAGCACCAGTAGCTATAGCATCAAGAAAGGCCAAATTGAAAGTTCCCCAGAAAACAATTGGCAAAGAAAATCATGGTGATGTGCATAGGGTGGGGAAATTGCACCGAGATTTTCcggtgaagaaaaaaaagaaactttcaacTTGGAAACAAGAGCTTCTGAAACTTATGGATCTTCAGAAGAAAGAACGTGCAGCAGAGAGGCCTTTTAAATGCCAGGAATGTGGGAAAAGCTTCAGAGTTAGCTCTGACCTCATTAAGCACCAGAGAGTTCACACGgaagagaaaccatataaatgtcaaCAATGTGATAAGAGGTTTAGGTGGAGCTCAGATCTTAATAAGCACTTAACAACACACCAAGGAATAAAACCATATAAATGCTCATGGTGTGGGAAAGGCTTCAGTCAAAAGACAAATCTTCACACACACCAAagaactcacactggagagaagccctttACTTGTCATGAATGTGGGAAAAAATTCAATCAAAATTGCCACCTTATTAAACATCGGAGAACTCACACGGGTGAGCAGCCTTACACCTGTAGCACATGCAGGAGAAACTTCAGCAGACGCTCAAGCCTTCTTAGACACCAGAAACTCCACCAGTAA
- the ZNF75A gene encoding zinc finger protein 75A isoform X3 gives MMTVDLKVAEFLNPQIRALWETKGLVVENSSQHKKHAPQTDSLSPERSHQHFRNFLYHEAAGPREVVDQLQELCRRWLRPEIHSKEQILELVVLEQFLTILPGDTQTLIKKHHPQSIEEAVVLVEHLQSETGQTRNGVAVQELGKEAVLLGEAAEAPGFQLKPAESQPVGMSREEEVWNIHQGLQEPLSRNTHKEPEPVCERVVPAHQILAFPEQTDTKDWTVAPEVVLPESQSLLTFEEVAMYFSQEEWELLDPTQKALYNDVMQENYETVISLALFVLPKPKVISCLEQGEEPWVQRPLEFKDSSEELPTGLELKNDTENIQSLCLSDLEIQAPVAIASRKAKLKVPQKTIGKENHGDVHRVGKLHRDFPVKKKKKLSTWKQELLKLMDLQKKERAAERPFKCQECGKSFRVSSDLIKHQRVHTEEKPYKCQQCDKRFRWSSDLNKHLTTHQGIKPYKCSWCGKGFSQKTNLHTHQRTHTGEKPFTCHECGKKFNQNCHLIKHRRTHTGEQPYTCSTCRRNFSRRSSLLRHQKLHQ, from the exons ATGATGACAGTAGATCTGAAGGTGGCTGAGTTCTTGAACCCTCAGATCAGAGCTCTTTGGGAGACCAAGGGACTTGTGGTAGAGAACTCCAGTCAGCATAAGAAACATGCCCCACAGACGGACAGTCTCAGTCCTGAGAGGTCTCACCAGCACTTCCGGAACTTCCTCTATCATGAAGCAGCTGGACCCCGGGAGGTAGTTGACCAGCTTCAAGAATTATGCCGTCGGTGGCTGAGGCCAGAGATTCATTCAAAAGAGCAGATCTTGGAACTTGTGGTGCTAGAGCAGTTCCTGACCATTCTGCCGGGGGACACCCAGACTCTCATAAAGAAGCACCATCCACAGAGCATCGAGGAGGCTGTGGTCCTGGTAGAACACTTGCAGAGCGAAACTGGCCAAACAAGGAATGGG GTTGCAGTCCAGGAGCTGGGAAAAGAGGCAGTGCTCTTGGGAGAAGCAGCAGAGGCCCCAGGCTTCCAGCTGAAGCCAGCAGAGTCCCAGCCAGTGGGCATGTCCCGGGAGGAAGAAGTTTGGAATATACACCAGGGTCTACAAGAGCCACTGAGCAGGAATACCCACAAAGAACCTGAGCCCGTATGTGAGAGGG TGGTGCCTGCTCACCAGATCCTAGCCTTTCCTGAGCAGACAGACACCAAAGACTGGACAGTGGCACCTGAGGTTGTCTTGCCTGAGTCCCAG AGCTTGTTGACATTTGAAGAAGTGGCCATGTATTTTTCCCAGGAAGAATGGGAGTTACTGGATCCCACTCAGAAGGCCCTCTACAATGACGTAATGCAAGAAAACTATGAGACTGTCATCTCTCTAG CATTATTTGTGCTTCCCAAACCTAAAGTGATCTCCTGTCTAGAGCAAGGAGAAGAGCCATGGGTTCAAAGACCCCTGGAGTTCAAGGACAGTTCTGAAGAGCTGCCTACAG GGCTGGAGCTTAAAAATGACACTGAAAATATTCAGTCTCTATGTCTTTCTGACTTAGAAATACAAGCACCAGTAGCTATAGCATCAAGAAAGGCCAAATTGAAAGTTCCCCAGAAAACAATTGGCAAAGAAAATCATGGTGATGTGCATAGGGTGGGGAAATTGCACCGAGATTTTCcggtgaagaaaaaaaagaaactttcaacTTGGAAACAAGAGCTTCTGAAACTTATGGATCTTCAGAAGAAAGAACGTGCAGCAGAGAGGCCTTTTAAATGCCAGGAATGTGGGAAAAGCTTCAGAGTTAGCTCTGACCTCATTAAGCACCAGAGAGTTCACACGgaagagaaaccatataaatgtcaaCAATGTGATAAGAGGTTTAGGTGGAGCTCAGATCTTAATAAGCACTTAACAACACACCAAGGAATAAAACCATATAAATGCTCATGGTGTGGGAAAGGCTTCAGTCAAAAGACAAATCTTCACACACACCAAagaactcacactggagagaagccctttACTTGTCATGAATGTGGGAAAAAATTCAATCAAAATTGCCACCTTATTAAACATCGGAGAACTCACACGGGTGAGCAGCCTTACACCTGTAGCACATGCAGGAGAAACTTCAGCAGACGCTCAAGCCTTCTTAGACACCAGAAACTCCACCAGTAA